The Streptomyces sp. NBC_00102 genome segment CGCGGGGCGGGCAGTGCGGGAACGCGCGCCCTTCCGAGCCGGGGGCGGCGGCCGGGGGCGGGGCCTCGTGGCCGTGCGAGACCATCGTGCGCTCGCCCTCGTACGCCATGGAGACCGTGACGGGCGAGTGCCAGCCGGGGACGGTGTGCGACATGGAGAGGTCGATGCCCTCGCCCTGTTCGAGGGCGTCCCAGCAGTACTCGCCGTAGTGGTCGTCGCCGAAGGCGGCGGCGAGCGAGGTGCGCAGGCCGAGGCGGGCGAGGGCGGTGGCCATGTTGGCGACGCCGCCGGGGCTGGAGCCCATGCCCCGGGCCCAGGACTCCGTGCCGCGCACGGGGGCGCTGTCCAGGCCGGTGAAGACGATGTCGAGGAAGACCGTGCCCGTCAGGAAGACGTCGCAGGCCGGGTCCTCGGGGACGCGCAGCCCCACCAGAGGATCGACGGCTGGGCTGGTGTCGGTGCTCATCATCTGCTCCCCGGGGGTGCCGTGCTGCTGAGGTGCCGTGTCGACGTGGATCGCGGGCTCCCCGGCATGCTCCACCGACGTGCTCCGCGTCCTTGCGGAATCCGGCCAGTCTGCCCGATTCCTGCGCGTTCCCGCAGCCTCCACGCTCCCTGGGGTCGGCTGGGTTGACCTGCATAAACATGCAGCGCTGCCCCGGCCGATCCGCGGCAAACATCAATGTGTCGCAGATCACATAATCCCGCCTTTCGGTCGACTGTGCGTGCTTGATACAAATTGCCCGGCGAACACGATCGGGTACGAAGACCGGGGAACCGCCCTTCTCCCCCCATTTCTCGCGTCACCCTGGTGCTCCCCCACCTCTCTTCACCCCCCGCGCCACCCTCCCCCCACCCCCTGCCGGCCTCCGGCATGTCTTCAGGAACGCCCATGTCCTCGCGCCCTCGCGCCGCGTGGCCCCTGGTCGCCGTGTTCACCGCCGGTTACCTCGCCGCTTATCTGCTCCCCACCGTCGTCGGGCGGCTCAGCGCCCATCTCGGTCTGACCACCTCTCAGGCCGGGCTCGTCGGCAGCGCCCTGCTGCTGAGTTCGGCCTCCGCCGGTTTCACGCTCGCGGGCCGGGTCGAGCGGTTCGGGGCCCGTGGCCCCGCGCGGCTCGGGCTGATCCTCGCGATCACCGGGTACGGCTGCGCAGCCCTGACCACCTCGGTGCCGCTGGTGGTGCTGGGCGCCGTCGTCGGCGGCTTCGGCTCGGGCACCGCCACCGCGGTGGCGGCCTCCGGGATCGCCGCGCAGAGCGACCCGCACCGCACCTCCTCGCTCGGGCTGCTCAGCGTCTCCGCGACCGCCGGCGCCCTGTATCTGACGATCCCGCACCTGGGCGGCGGCCACCGGCTGCCGTTCGCCGCCATCGCGCTGGTCGCCCTGCTCGTCTGGCCGGCCACCTCACGGCTCGACGCACCGGTCCCCGCCGCGACCGGTACCCCGGTCACCGGCCGTCTGCCGCACCGGCGTTCGGGTCTGCTGCTGGCGGGCGGGATGCTCGTCTGGTCCATGGCGCAGAACGCGCTCTGGGGTGTCAGCAGCCGGATCGGCGTGGACCAGGTGGGGCTCTCCGAGGTCACCGTCGGCGCGGTGTTCGCCGCCGCGCTGGGCGCAGGGCTGCTCGGGGTGATGGGCGCCGGGGCGCTGGGCTCCCGGCTGGGCCGGGCGGTACCGATCGGCTGCGGCACGGTCGTCATCGCGGGGAGCATCGTGCTCAGCGCTTCGGCGCGGGGCCTCGGTTCGTTCGCGACCGGCGAGGTCCTGTGGAACACCGTCTACCCGGTGGTCCTCTCGTACCTGATCGGCCTGGCCGCCTCGCTCGACGTACGGGGCCGCTGGGCGGTCCTCGCGGGTTCCGCCTCCTCGGTCGGGGTCGCCTGCGGACCGGTGCTGGGCAGCGTGCTCTCGGAGGGGGCCGGGTTCCCCGCGATGGGCCTGATCCTCGGAGCGGCGACCCTGCTGGTGGCGGCCCCGGTCACGGCGGTCGCGCTGCACGCCGGCGGCCGTCCGCTGGTGCCCGGTTCGGTGCGCCGCCGCGGTGGCGCCCCGGCCGCGCTGCTCGCCGCCACCACCGGCGGACTGCCGGGTGCGGTGCCGAAGCTCGGCGCGCCGGAGCAGGCCGTCACGGAACTCGCCGTACCCGCCCTGCGCCGCAGGCGGCTGGGGCGGAACGCGTTCCGGACGGCCGGTCCGGCGGGCGGGGACGGTCAGTCGAACACGTACGCCTCGACCTCGGACAGGTAGCGCGCCCTGCGCTCCTCGTCGTGGTCGAGGAAGGCCGCCTCGAAGGAGTTGCGGGCCAGCGTGCGCAGCTGCTCGTGGTCGAGGGCGAGCGCCTCGTGGACCGCGTGGAAGGTGTCTCCGACGTATCCGCCGAAGTAGGCCGGGTCGTCGGAGTTCACCGTGCAGTGCAGCCCGGCTGCCAGCATGGCGGGCAGCGGGTGCTCCTCCAGGATGTCGATGGCGCGCAGCCGGACGTTGGAGAGCGGGCAGAGGGTGAGCGGGATGCGGTCGGCGACGAGCCGGGCGACCAGCTCGGGGTCCTCCATGCAGCGCAGCCCGTGGTCGATACGCTCGACGCCGAGGACGTCGAGGGCCTCGTGGATGTACTCCGGAGGGCCTTCCTCGCCTGCGTGGGCGACCTTGCGCAGGCCGAGCCGGCCGGCCTCCTCGTAGACCTCGCGGAACTTGGCCGGCGGGTGGCCGACCTCGGCGGAGTCGAGGCCGACCGCGGTGATGCGGTGCAGATAGGGCCCCGCGGCCGCCAGCGTCTCCAGGGCCGAGGCGGCCGACTGGTCGCGCAGGAAGCAGAGGATCAGCTGGGTGGAGATGCCGTGCTTCTCCTCGCTGCGCTCCAGCGCGCGGCCGAGTCCCTCGATGACGGTCCCGATGGGGACGCCCCGGGCGGTGTGGGCCTGCGGGTCGAAGAAGATCTCGGCGTGCCGGACGCCCTGGGCGGCGGCCCGGGCGAGGTAGGCGTCGGCGAGTTCGGCGAAGTCCTCCTCGGTGCGGAGCACCGCCATCAGCGCGTAGTACAGGTCGAGGAAGCTCTGCAGGTCGTCGAAGAGGTACGCGGTGCGCAGCTCGTCGGTGGTGGCGTAGGGCAGCGTCACCCCGTTGCGCCGGGCCAGCTCGAAGGCCAGCTCGGGTTCGAGGGTGCCTTCGATGTGGAGGTGGAGTTCTGCCTTGGGGAGGTGCACGGTGTCTCGCTCACGGAGTGGGGTGGTGAGGTGGATCGGTGGCGCCGGGTGGGCGCCGGTGGACCGTGGTGCCGGGTCGGCACGTCGGACCGTGGCGCCCGGGTTGGGCGCCGGTGGATCAGTGGTGCCGGGTGGGGACCGGCACGCGGGTCAGGTCCTGGGCGACGGTCAGTCCGCCCTCGAACCCTGCGGCGCGGGCCTGGACCGCGAAGAGTTCCGGGTCGTCGTACCGCTGGGAGAAGTGGGTGAGTACGAGGTGGCGTACGCCCGCTTCGGTGGCCACCCGGCCCGCTTGGCCGGCGGTCAGGTGGCCGTGGTCGGTGGCCAGCGCGAGGTCTTCGTCGAGGAAGGTCGATTCGATGACCAGCAGGTCACAGCCCTCGGCGAGCCTGTACACACCGTCGCACAGCCTGGTGTCCATGACGAACGCGAACCGCTGTCCCGGCCGGTGCTCGGACACGGCGTCGAGCGGGACACCGCCGAGGGAGCCCTCGCGCTGGATGCGGCCGACGTCGGGGCCCTGGATGCCGTGGGCGGCGAGAAGCCCGGGGATCATGCGGCGGCCGTCGGGTTCGGTGAGGCGGTAGCCGTACGACTCGACGGGGTGCGAGAGCCGGAAGGAGTCCAGGGTGTACGCGTCGGTGGCGGCGAGCACCCCGTCGGCCCGGACGGGGGCCTCGGTGAGTTCGACGGTCTCGCGGTAGGCGGTGGCGTACCGGAGCCGGTCGAAGAAGTGCTGCCCGCTCGCCGGGTAGTGGGCGGTGACGGGGTGCGGGACCCGGTCGAGGTTGATCCGCTGGATCACACCGGCGAGCCCGAGCGAGTGGTCGCCGTGGAAGTGGGTGACGCAGATCCGGTCGATGTCGTGCGCGGCGACACCGGCCCGCAGCATCTGGCGCTGGGTGCCCTCGCCGGGATCGAAGAGGATGCCCTGGCCGTCCCAGCGGAGCAGGTAGCCGTTGTGGTTGCGGTGGCGGGTGGGGACCTGGCTGGCGGTGCCGAGCACCACCAGCTCACGGGCGGACACGGAACGATTCCCCGATCAGCCGGGGGGCCACTGGAGGCCGCGGCCGCCCAGGACGTGCGCGTGCGCGTGGAAGACGGTCTGGCCGGCTCCGGCGCCGGTGTTGAAGACGACGCGGTAGCCGTGGCCGTCGACCATGTCCTCGGTGGCGACCGTTCCGGCCTCGCGCAGCACGTCGGCGGCGATCTGCGGTTCGGCGGCGGCGAGCGACGCGGCGTCCGGGTAGTGGACCTTGGGGATGACCAGGACATGGGTCGGGGCCTGCGGGTTGATGTCGCGGAAGGCGACGGTGGTGTCGCTCTCGCGGACGATGGTCGCCGGGACGTCCCCGGAGACGATCTTGCAGAACAGGCAGTCGGACTGCGGCTCTCCCGCCATGGCGGCCTCCTCGTGGGCTGGTGACGCTGATGATCCGTTCAGCGCATCGTATCGGGGCGGGCACCGCCCCCCGCGGGGCGGCACGGGCCCGGGGGCGCGAGGAGCGGACGGCGCGCCCCCGGGGCGGGCGGCTCGGCCCCGGGGGGAGTGCTCAGCCCCGGGGGACGGCGCGCCCCCGACAGGCGCTCAGCCCCAGCGGCCGGTGCGGCCCAGCAGCAGCGCGGCCGCGGCGGTTCCGGCGGTGGAGGTGCGCAGCACGCTGCTGCCCAGCCGGTACGTACCGGCTCCGGCGGCGGCGAAGGCCTCCAGCTCCTGCGGGGAGACCCCGCCCTCCGGACCGACGACGAGGACGATCTCGCCGGTGGCGGGGAGTTCGGCGGTGGCCAGCGGGCGGCTGTCGCACTCGCGGTCCTCGTGCAGCACGCCCGCGAAGTCGGCGGTCGCGAGGAGGGCGGCGACCTGCTTGGTGGTCATCGCCTCGGCGACCTCGGGGAACCGGACCCGGCGGGACTGCTTGCCGGCCTCGCGGGCGGTGGAGCGCCATTTGGCGAGCGACTTGAGTCCCCGGTCTCCCTTCCACTGGGTGATGCAGCGGCCGGCCTGCCAGGGCACGATCGCGTCGACGCCGGTCTCGGTCATCGTCTCGACGGCGACCTCGCCCCGGTCGCCCTTGGGCAGGGCCTGGACGACGGTGATCCGGGGGGCGGGGAGGGCCTCCTCCTGGACGGGTTCGACGGCGACGACCAGCCGGTCCTTGCCCTCTGCGGCGCGTACGACACCCTCGGCCCAGCGGCCGAGCCCGTCCGTCAGCACGACGTCCTCGCCGGGCTGGAGCCGCTTCACCGAGACGGCGTGCCGTCCTTCGGGGCCCTCCAGCACGTACTCGGGCCCGCTGGGCATCTTCTCGACGACGAAGACCGGTGCGGTCACGGTTCACTCCTCATGCGCGCGGCCGCACTGGGCCGGGAATTGTCAGCCACGGCCCGCGGTCCGCAGTTCCGCCGCGAGCAGTTCGACGAGTTCTCCGGCGGGCAGCTCGCGTGCCATCCGGTGGCCCTGTCCCGCCCAGAGCGCCATGCCCTGGGCGTCCCCGGCCCGGGCCGCCGCCCCACGCAGTCCCGAGGTGACGTGGTGCACCTGGGGGTAGGCGGCAGGGGCGTCGGGGCCGTGTTCGCGGACGAAACGGTTGACCAGGCTCCGGGCGGGCCGTCCGGAGAAGGCGCGGGTGAGCGCGGTTCGGACGAACATCGGGCTGGTCAGGGCCTGTTTGTGCAGCGGGTGCGCGCCGGACTCGGGACAGGCGAGGAAGGCGGTGCCCAGCTGCGCCGCGTCCGCGCCGGCCGTGAGGGCGGCGGCGATCTGCGCGCCGCGCATCATCCCGCCCGCGGCGACGACCGGGATGTCCACGGTCTCGCGGACCTGGGTGATCAGGGAGAGCAGCCCGATGCCGGTGTGGTCGGCGCGCGGGTCGTCGTGGTGGGTGGACTGGTGGCCCCCCGCCTCGATGCCCTGGGCGCAGACGGCGTCGGCCCCGGCCCACTGGGCGTCGCGCGCCTCCTCGGCTGTGGTGACCGTGACGATCGTGTACGTACCGGCGCGGGCGAAGGCGTCCAGGGTGTCGCGGGTGGGGCAGCCGAAGGTGAAGGAGACCACCGGGACCGGCTCGGCCAGGAGGGCGGCCACCTTGGTGTCCCAGGCGTCGTCCCCGCCGCCGGCACCGGGGTCGCCGAGCGGGGTGCCGTACGTGGCGGCCTCGGCCGCCAGGCTGCCGCGGTAGGCCTGGTACGCCGCCACGGCGGCGGGATCGGCGAGTGCGGGCTGCGGCATGAAGAGGTTCACGCCGAAGGCCCCGCCGGTCGCGGCCCGGACCTGCTCGATCTCGTGGCGCATCGCGTCGGCCGTCTTGTACCCGGCGGCGAGGAAGCCGAGCCCGCCCGCCTCGGCGACGGCGGCGACGAGCTGCGGGGAGGAGGGGCCGCCCGCCATCGGCGCCTGCACGATCGGATACCGGCAGAGATCGGTCAGGGAGGACATCCCCGCATCGTGCCATGTCCGGTCCGCCGTGCCGAATCCGTACGCGTACCACCCCTGTGGCGCCCCGCCGGGCGGTCGCGTGGTGCCCCGTGCGACGCGCGCCGCCCGCCGGGACGGGTCCCGGCGGGCGGCGTGGTGGTGGTTGCGGGCCTCAGCGGCCGTCGTGGGTATCAGCGGCCGTTGAAGGCGTCCTTCAGACGGGAGAAGAGACCCTGCTGTCCGGGCTGGAACTGCCCGGTGGGCCGCTCCTCGCCACGCAGCTTGGCCAGCTCGCGCAGCAGGCGTTCCTGCTCCGCGTCGAGCTTGCTGGGGGTCAGCACCTCGACGTGCACGATCAGGTCGCCCCGGCCGCCGCCACGCAGGTGCGTGATGCCGCGTCCGTGCAGCGGGACCGACTGGCCGGACTGGGTGCCGGGCCTGATGTCGATCTCCTCCACGCCGTCGAGCGTCTCCAGCGGCACCTTGGTGCCGAGCGCGCCCGCCGTCATGGGGATGGTGACCGTGCAGTGCAGGTCGTCGCCGCGTCGCTGGAACGTCGCGTGCGGGACCTCGTGGATCTCGACGTAGAGGTCTCCGGCCGGGCCGCCGCCGGGGCCGACCTCGCCCTCGCCGGCCAGCTGGATGCGGGTCCCGTTGTCGACACCCGCGGGGATCTTGACCGTGAGGGTGCGCCGCGAGCGGATGCGGCCGTCACCGGCGCACTCCGGGCAGGGGGTCGGCACGACGGTGCCGAATCCCTGACACTGCGGGCAGGGCCGCGAGGTCATGACCTGGCCGAGGAAGGAGCGGGTGACCTGGGACACCTCGCCGCGACCGCGACACATGTCACAGGTCTGGGCGGAGGTGCCGGGGGCCGCGCCCTCGCCGCTGCACGTGGTGCAGACGACGGCGGTGTCGACCTGGATGTCCTTGGTGGTCCCGAAGGCCGCCTCGGCGAGGTCGATCTCCAGCCGGATCATGGCGTCCTGGCCGCGCCGCGTGCGCGAACGGGGTCCGCGCTGCGACGCCGTGCCGAAGAAGGCGTCCATGATGTCGGAGAAGTTGCCGAAGCCGCCGGCACCGAAGCCGCCCGCGCCACCGCCGCCGCCCGAGGCCGAGAGCGGGTCTCCGCCGAGGTCGTAGACCTGCTTCTTCTGGGCGTCGGAGAGCACCTCGTAAGCGGCGTTGATCTCCTTGAACCGCTCCTGGGTCTTCGGGTCGGGGTTGACATCCGGGTGCAGCTCGCGGGCGAGCCGACGGAATGCCTTCTTGATCTCGTCCTGCGACGCGTCGCGCCGTACGCCGAGCACGGCGTAGTAATCGGTGGCCACTTACGACTCCGCCAGGATCTGTCCGACGTAACGTGCCACTGCGCGTACCGCTCCCATCGTTCCGGGGTAGTCCATGCGGGTCGGTCCGACCACGCCGAGTTTGGCGACTGCCTCGTCGCCCGAACCGTAGCCGACCGTGACGACGGACGTGGAGGTGAGGCCCTCATGGGCGTTCTCGTGCCCGATCCGTACGGTCATGCCCGAGTCCGTGGCCTCACCGAGCAGCTTCAGCAGGACGACCTGCTCCTCCAGTGCTTCCAGCACGGGCCGGATCACCAGGGGGAAGTCGTGCCCGAAGCGGGTGAGGTTGGAGGTGCCGCCGATCATCAGCCGCTCCTCCGTCTCCTCGACCAGGGTTTCGAGGAGAGTGGTCAGAACCGCGGCGACCGTGCCGCGGTCCTCGTTCTCGAAGGATTCCGGCAGGTCCTGCACGAGCAGCGGGACGTCACTGAAGCGGCGTCCCACGACTCGGCTGTTGAGCCGGGCCCGCAGATCGGCGAGAGAGGTCTCGCCGAACGGAGCGGGGCAGTCGATCATACGCTGTTCGACCCGGCCGGTGTCGGTGATCAGGACCAGCATCAGCCGGGCCGGCGACAGGGCCAGCAGCTCCACGTGACGCACCGTGGAGCGGGTCAGCGAGGGGTACTGGACGATGGCGACCTGCCGGGTCAGCTGCGCGAGCAGCCGTACCGTGCGGGCCACCACGTCGTCGAGGTCGACGGCGCAGTCGAGGAAGTTGTGGATCGCCCGGCGCTCGGGCGACGACAGGGGCTTGACGCCCGCGAGCCGGTCCACGAAGAGGCGGTAGCCCTTGTCCGTGGGGATGCGCCCGGCGCTGGTGTGCGGCTGGGCGATGAAGCCCTCGTCCTCCAGCACCGCCATGTCGTTGCGGACGGTGGCCGGGGAGACCCCGAGCCGGTGCCGCTCGGTGAGCGCCTTGGAACCGACCGGCTCCTCGGTGCCGACGTAGTCCTGGACGATGGCGCGCAGCACTTCAAGTCTGCGTTCGCTGAGCATCGCGCACACCTCCAGCTGTCGGTCGTGGTGGCTTCCGCCTGGCACTCTGTGCGTCTGAGTGCCAGCTTTCCCCCGGCCAGTGTACGGGGGCGGGGCGGGCACCGGGCAAGGGCGACCGGCCGCGGTCCGCGAGACCGCGCAGGTCGATGCGGATAGCGTCTCCTCATGGACCTCTCTTGGGAAGAGCTGGGCTGGGAGCGGTTGGGCCACGGGGTGGGCCGCCGACGCCTTCCGGGCTGGGACGCGACCGCCGCTCTGGTGGCCGGGGCGGACCGGGCGCTGGTGGTGGACACCGGTGCGAGCCTGCGCGAGGGCGTCGGGCTGCGGATCGAGGCGCAGCGGCTGCTGGGCCGACGGGTGACCCATGTCGCACTGACCCATCCGCACTTCGACCACGTGTTCGGCACGGCGGCCTTCGCGGGCACCGAGGTGTTCGGGGCGTACGGGGCGGCCGCGCTGATGCGGCGGTCGGTGGACGAGATGCACGCCGACGCGGTACGCAACGGCCTGCCGGAGCACGACGCGGCGGAGGCGGTGGACGCGCTGGTGCTCCCCGGGCGTGAGGTGTGCCACCGCTGGACGCTCGGCCTGGGCGGCGGGCGCGAGGTGGTGCTGGCCAACGTGGGGCCCGGTCATACGGGGCACGATCTGGCGGTCCTGGTGCCGGGGGCCGGGGCACCGGGGGCGCGTGCGGTGGTGCTCTGCGGGGACCTGATCGAGGAGTCCGGCGAGCCGCAGACGGGCCCGGACTCGGTGCCGGCCCGGTGGCCCGCCGCCCTGGACCGGCTGCTGGCGCTGGGCGGGGAGGACGCGCTGTACGTGCCCGGACACGGGGAGGCGGTGGACGCGGCGTTCGTACGGGCGCAGCGGGAGCTGCTGGCGGAGCGTTTCCGGGTGGGGTGAGCGGGCGGCTTCCGGGGGCGGGTGTTCCACCACGGCGGAGGGGGGCCGAATTATCGTCGTGCCATGCGCAGTTACCAGCCGGACCTGACCCCGCCGTGGAAGCGGTCCGCCCCCGTGCCCGAGGTGCCCGCCGATGCCGATCTGGTCGTGGAGGAGGTGTCCACCGGCTTCTGCGGTGCGGTGATCCGCACGGAGAAGTCCGCCCAGGGGCCGGTGGTGACGCTGGAGGACCGGTTCGGCAAGCACCGGGTGTTCCCGATGGAGCCGCGCGGCTTCCTGCTGGAGGGCCGGGTGGTGACGCTCGTACGCCCGCCGTCCGGCGGTCCTGCGGTGCCGGCGCGTACGGCCTCCGGCTCGGTGGCGGTGCCGGGTGCGCGGGCGCGGGTGGCGCGGGCCGGGCGGATCTACGTGGAGGGCCGGCACGACGCGGAGCTGGTCGAGCGGGTGTGGGGCGACGATCTGCGGATCGAGGGTGTGGTCGTGGAGTACCTGGAGGGCATCGACGATCTCCCTTCGATCGTGCGGGAGTTCGGGCCGGGTCCGGACGCGCGGCTCGGGGTGCTGGTGGACCACCTCGTGCCGGGCTCCAAGGAGTCCCGCATCGTGGCGGAGGTGTCCGATCCGCATCTCCTGGTGGTGGGCCACCCCTTCATCGACGTCTGGGAGGCCGTGAAGCCCGCCTCGGTGGGCATCGCGGGCTGGCCGTCCGTACCGCGCGGGCAGGACTGGAAGACCGGGGTGTGCCGGGCGCTGGGATGGCCGGAGAACACCGGGGCGGCCTGGCGGCGCATCCTGTCGGGGGTCCGCTCCTACAAGGATCTTGAGCCGCAACTCCTGGGCCGGGTGGAGGAATTGATCGATTTCGTCACGCTTCCGGAGTGATGCGGAGGGGTTGTTACGAAGGATCGGGTTCCGATCCGGAGAAATCGCTGCGGCTCGCACGCCTGACCGGTTAATTGGGGGTGCGGGATTCGTCTGCGACGGGGGGCACGGGGATGGCGCCATGGGCCTGGGAACGGAACGGTGGCAACGAGGCGGCAGCCGCGGTCTTCCATCTCGTGCAGGAACTCATCGACCGGTACCGGATCAACCGGCCGGTGATGCCTATCGTCGTCGCGCAGGCCGACGACCCCGCCGCCGGGCCCGACGTCGACGACCGGGTCCATGAGATCGCGCACCTGGTGGACCAGGCCAACGAGCCGCGCCGGGTGCCCGTACGGCTGCTGGAGAGCGTGGGCACCTCTCCGTACGAGTCGGCGCTCGACATGGTGCGGCGGCTGGGCGAGCGCCCCTGGGAAACCCGGGAACGCAGCCAGTACAAGCCCTTCTCCTTCCCCCGGTCCCGGCTGCTGGGCGCCATCGAGGAGGCGACCGCCCGGGTGCTCGCGCAGCCGGGCGGCGCTTCCCCGGCCGACCGGGGCGACCGCATCCTGGAGGAGCTGGGCACGCTCCGCTGGCGGCCCACCAGGTCCGGGCCGGACGACTGGACCCGCTCGCTGCGCGAATCCGTCCGCCCGGAGACGTTCCTGGGCGCCGTCTTCATCGCGGTGCTCGGCGTCCTGCTCGGCGAAATCGGCTGGACCGCGACCCTGCTGCTGGCCGCCGCCGCGGCCCTGGGCCTGGCGGTGGTAAGGCTGCTGACGGCCTCGGCGCCCCCGCTGCTCTGGCTGCGGCGGGCCAGCCGCTGGCTCGCCACCACCTCGTCGCTGGCCGCCTCCAGCACCGGTTACCCCTCGGACGGCTGGTCCCGGCTGTCGCCCAGCGGTTCGTGGCGGGTGATCCGGGCCCGCGCCGCCGCCGTCGCGCTCCGGGTGGCGGAGGCGGAGGAGGGCGACGCGGCCGCCCGCCAGTTCCATCTGGAGCTGCGGGTCCAGGCCCTGCTGGAGGACCTGCGGCACAACTACCGGCCGCGCGCGTGGGACTGGCGGCGCAGCAAGCGCACGGTCCCCCCGGTCGTCCTGCT includes the following:
- a CDS encoding sugar MFS transporter, translated to MSSRPRAAWPLVAVFTAGYLAAYLLPTVVGRLSAHLGLTTSQAGLVGSALLLSSASAGFTLAGRVERFGARGPARLGLILAITGYGCAALTTSVPLVVLGAVVGGFGSGTATAVAASGIAAQSDPHRTSSLGLLSVSATAGALYLTIPHLGGGHRLPFAAIALVALLVWPATSRLDAPVPAATGTPVTGRLPHRRSGLLLAGGMLVWSMAQNALWGVSSRIGVDQVGLSEVTVGAVFAAALGAGLLGVMGAGALGSRLGRAVPIGCGTVVIAGSIVLSASARGLGSFATGEVLWNTVYPVVLSYLIGLAASLDVRGRWAVLAGSASSVGVACGPVLGSVLSEGAGFPAMGLILGAATLLVAAPVTAVALHAGGRPLVPGSVRRRGGAPAALLAATTGGLPGAVPKLGAPEQAVTELAVPALRRRRLGRNAFRTAGPAGGDGQSNTYASTSDR
- a CDS encoding adenosine deaminase codes for the protein MHLPKAELHLHIEGTLEPELAFELARRNGVTLPYATTDELRTAYLFDDLQSFLDLYYALMAVLRTEEDFAELADAYLARAAAQGVRHAEIFFDPQAHTARGVPIGTVIEGLGRALERSEEKHGISTQLILCFLRDQSAASALETLAAAGPYLHRITAVGLDSAEVGHPPAKFREVYEEAGRLGLRKVAHAGEEGPPEYIHEALDVLGVERIDHGLRCMEDPELVARLVADRIPLTLCPLSNVRLRAIDILEEHPLPAMLAAGLHCTVNSDDPAYFGGYVGDTFHAVHEALALDHEQLRTLARNSFEAAFLDHDEERRARYLSEVEAYVFD
- a CDS encoding ribonuclease Z is translated as MSARELVVLGTASQVPTRHRNHNGYLLRWDGQGILFDPGEGTQRQMLRAGVAAHDIDRICVTHFHGDHSLGLAGVIQRINLDRVPHPVTAHYPASGQHFFDRLRYATAYRETVELTEAPVRADGVLAATDAYTLDSFRLSHPVESYGYRLTEPDGRRMIPGLLAAHGIQGPDVGRIQREGSLGGVPLDAVSEHRPGQRFAFVMDTRLCDGVYRLAEGCDLLVIESTFLDEDLALATDHGHLTAGQAGRVATEAGVRHLVLTHFSQRYDDPELFAVQARAAGFEGGLTVAQDLTRVPVPTRHH
- a CDS encoding histidine triad nucleotide-binding protein, with product MAGEPQSDCLFCKIVSGDVPATIVRESDTTVAFRDINPQAPTHVLVIPKVHYPDAASLAAAEPQIAADVLREAGTVATEDMVDGHGYRVVFNTGAGAGQTVFHAHAHVLGGRGLQWPPG
- a CDS encoding 16S rRNA (uracil(1498)-N(3))-methyltransferase, coding for MTAPVFVVEKMPSGPEYVLEGPEGRHAVSVKRLQPGEDVVLTDGLGRWAEGVVRAAEGKDRLVVAVEPVQEEALPAPRITVVQALPKGDRGEVAVETMTETGVDAIVPWQAGRCITQWKGDRGLKSLAKWRSTAREAGKQSRRVRFPEVAEAMTTKQVAALLATADFAGVLHEDRECDSRPLATAELPATGEIVLVVGPEGGVSPQELEAFAAAGAGTYRLGSSVLRTSTAGTAAAALLLGRTGRWG
- a CDS encoding nitronate monooxygenase, yielding MSSLTDLCRYPIVQAPMAGGPSSPQLVAAVAEAGGLGFLAAGYKTADAMRHEIEQVRAATGGAFGVNLFMPQPALADPAAVAAYQAYRGSLAAEAATYGTPLGDPGAGGGDDAWDTKVAALLAEPVPVVSFTFGCPTRDTLDAFARAGTYTIVTVTTAEEARDAQWAGADAVCAQGIEAGGHQSTHHDDPRADHTGIGLLSLITQVRETVDIPVVAAGGMMRGAQIAAALTAGADAAQLGTAFLACPESGAHPLHKQALTSPMFVRTALTRAFSGRPARSLVNRFVREHGPDAPAAYPQVHHVTSGLRGAAARAGDAQGMALWAGQGHRMARELPAGELVELLAAELRTAGRG
- the dnaJ gene encoding molecular chaperone DnaJ, encoding MATDYYAVLGVRRDASQDEIKKAFRRLARELHPDVNPDPKTQERFKEINAAYEVLSDAQKKQVYDLGGDPLSASGGGGGAGGFGAGGFGNFSDIMDAFFGTASQRGPRSRTRRGQDAMIRLEIDLAEAAFGTTKDIQVDTAVVCTTCSGEGAAPGTSAQTCDMCRGRGEVSQVTRSFLGQVMTSRPCPQCQGFGTVVPTPCPECAGDGRIRSRRTLTVKIPAGVDNGTRIQLAGEGEVGPGGGPAGDLYVEIHEVPHATFQRRGDDLHCTVTIPMTAGALGTKVPLETLDGVEEIDIRPGTQSGQSVPLHGRGITHLRGGGRGDLIVHVEVLTPSKLDAEQERLLRELAKLRGEERPTGQFQPGQQGLFSRLKDAFNGR
- the hrcA gene encoding heat-inducible transcriptional repressor HrcA, translating into MLSERRLEVLRAIVQDYVGTEEPVGSKALTERHRLGVSPATVRNDMAVLEDEGFIAQPHTSAGRIPTDKGYRLFVDRLAGVKPLSSPERRAIHNFLDCAVDLDDVVARTVRLLAQLTRQVAIVQYPSLTRSTVRHVELLALSPARLMLVLITDTGRVEQRMIDCPAPFGETSLADLRARLNSRVVGRRFSDVPLLVQDLPESFENEDRGTVAAVLTTLLETLVEETEERLMIGGTSNLTRFGHDFPLVIRPVLEALEEQVVLLKLLGEATDSGMTVRIGHENAHEGLTSTSVVTVGYGSGDEAVAKLGVVGPTRMDYPGTMGAVRAVARYVGQILAES
- a CDS encoding MBL fold metallo-hydrolase, with translation MDLSWEELGWERLGHGVGRRRLPGWDATAALVAGADRALVVDTGASLREGVGLRIEAQRLLGRRVTHVALTHPHFDHVFGTAAFAGTEVFGAYGAAALMRRSVDEMHADAVRNGLPEHDAAEAVDALVLPGREVCHRWTLGLGGGREVVLANVGPGHTGHDLAVLVPGAGAPGARAVVLCGDLIEESGEPQTGPDSVPARWPAALDRLLALGGEDALYVPGHGEAVDAAFVRAQRELLAERFRVG
- a CDS encoding DUF3097 domain-containing protein — its product is MRSYQPDLTPPWKRSAPVPEVPADADLVVEEVSTGFCGAVIRTEKSAQGPVVTLEDRFGKHRVFPMEPRGFLLEGRVVTLVRPPSGGPAVPARTASGSVAVPGARARVARAGRIYVEGRHDAELVERVWGDDLRIEGVVVEYLEGIDDLPSIVREFGPGPDARLGVLVDHLVPGSKESRIVAEVSDPHLLVVGHPFIDVWEAVKPASVGIAGWPSVPRGQDWKTGVCRALGWPENTGAAWRRILSGVRSYKDLEPQLLGRVEELIDFVTLPE